A genomic window from Betta splendens chromosome 17, fBetSpl5.4, whole genome shotgun sequence includes:
- the vwa5b2 gene encoding von Willebrand factor A domain-containing protein 5B2 isoform X4 has protein sequence MVGLRNRSTWEALLLKASCIKSCANGCSLGITARLTYANADVESVEGVFVYPLAEKEVIVDFEAVIAGRLLGVQIESRGKLKDCCLDCCPGSGLDGHCGQEWGCCGSSGHDLQCTNGHLILDEDLERTTFIVGTGLIGPMDIVSIIISTTLELPTLENGAIRIVYPTLLTPIVSSQMTPSKSENGGKSEESGPTSCFGAASGKPDRAPDSERQCAHAIFTRPAANLAPYELSFQLLVRGACLLAGLESPTHALRADADPSAQSASATYITLAQEHSFDRHIEIILHLSEPHSPLVILERGRLSFSQYERLIGSRRDFARCARKDSDPERKLEFLRKRYHKDILSSPVLMLNFCPDLLSEPLELHKATRELVFLVDRSGSMSGANIHRVKEAMVVALKSLPSRTLLNIVGFGTTVKPLFTSSKLCTDATLMQAYDYVQRMRADMRGTNLQGALSWVYQQPVQRSFPRQIFIVTDGSVSNVAKVLELVRRNTCGGRCFGLGLGPRACRRLLQGVVKLTGGTTEFLDEEERLQPKLIKSMKKAFEPVLTDVRVDWYLPEHMEALLSPNEIPPIYPGNCLIGYCTLYDMTAFKVKHAESQGQGYKGVHRGSAGSVFGQSNDELSPPPAAELMPVGTCADGADLEEALREISREISSEFSCARDTDPGTSPGVELDWSADVRRRIQETSYIQEQYILTRCSLSSEHSLQTPSRSHARAPSNSDSAGGPLLPDPNPSDPVLDTGSLPQGLEKMPPPEQRTSLSRWADSTWQQSLSAETPDNTTKKKGHLGGSEESRRRQRALARSTMAARSFSSPQGELEMHRLRRALERVSFDQTLGGRLDESDGETKPPSRRSLTDSNGLLFPASPMDWDAFADPNDLFVAAPPEDPPPGQCRSIVHGLLGGRPVSWEVTVDLGHLWTPEGQETAGGEGREGDRRGGEPWAEIIHQLTARSVVRDFEKTAEKESDGGHGSAKRYRMKAIQTSKHCNIVCMYTAFTTTDRNPNKGLPDNLDVENTAVHAGSRQSSGSRRQRAYSVGLGRRRTSGDSEEDAWNSAASATAGAACTRSQRSIESKSMESFFGTRLPLGRLRSSISSGKQVPLKSHCLSAETEKQPEAESPDYLPLVRLQLASGAFLLTELYSECVQITLDRLKRASPYSLHRRSLSPPFRCSSPSAPSLSTSAKLLGAASHHVTFSPSSCSLINPTAPPFHHAPDDNPLMLEPRLRRRRLSDRVDLLSSEEGSLELSAGLSQSHGHGQADSGRGSETDVCDGSSADLADVQENSHSAQEDLEGSSWATAVALAWLEHRCAGYFMEWELVAAKADLWLRCQDLPEGVDLAGLKGAARQLFLLLRHWDENIKLNMLCYNPNNM, from the exons ATGGTGGGACTGAGGAACCGCTCGACGTGGGAAGCTCTGCTCCTCAAGGCGTCCTGCATCAAGTCCTGCGCCAACGGCTGCTCCCTGGGCATCACCGCGCGTCTCACCTACGCCAATGCTGATGTGGAGTCTGTGGAAG GCGTGTTTGTGTACCCTTTGGCGGAGAAGGAGGTGATCGTTGACTTCGAGGCTGTGATCGCGGGCCGGCTGCTGGGGGTCCAGATCGAGAGCCGAGGGAAGCTGAAGGACTGCTGCTTGGACTGCTGCCCCGGGTCTGGTCTTGATGGCCACTGTGGTCAGGAGTGGGGCTGCTGTGGGAGCTCCGGACACGACCTGCAATGCACCAacg GGCATCTCATTCTGGATGAAGACCTTGAAAGAACCACCTTCATCGTGGGCACGGGGCTCATTGGGCCCATGGACATCGTGTCCATCATCATAAGCACCACACTGGAACTCCCCACGCTAGAAAACGGCGCCATCCGCATCGTCTACCCCACGTTACTGACTCCCATCGTCAGCAGCCAGATGACTCCTAGCAAGAGCGAAAACGGCGGGAAATCTGAAGAAAGCGG ACCCACCAGCTGCTTCGGCGCCGCCTCGGGGAAACCGGACAGAGCCCCCGACTCTGAGCGGCAGTGCGCCCACGCCATCTTCACCAGGCCGGCCGCCAACCTGGCGCCCTACGAGCtcagcttccagctgctggtccGAGGGGCCTGCCTGTTAGCGG GGCTGGAGAGTCCGACTCACGCTCTGAGGGCAGATGCAGACCCCAGTGCCCAAAGTGCCTCTGCCACCTACATCACTTTGGCCCAGGAGCACTCGTTTGACCGACACATCGAGATCATCCTGCACCTCAGTG AACCCCACAGCCCGTTGGTCATCCTGGAGCGAGGCCGCCTCTCGTTCAGCCAGTACGAACGGCTGATCGGTTCCCGCCGCGACTTCGCCCGCTGCGCTCGCAAAGACTCCGACCCGGAGCGGAAG CTGGAGTTCCTGAGGAAGCGCTACCACAAGGACATCCTCAGCAGCCCCGTGCTGATGCTCAACTTCTGCCCGGACCTGCTGAGCGAACCTCTGGAGCTGCACAAGGCCACCAGGGAACTGGTGTTCCTCGTGGATCGCAGCGGCAGCATGAGCGGAGCCAACATTCATCGCGTGAAG GAAGCCATGGTGGTGGCACTGAAGAGCCTCCCTTCCCGCACCCTGCTGAACATCGTGGGCTTCGGGACCACTGTCAAACCCCTCTTCACCTCCAGCAAACTCTGCACTGAT GCGACTCTGATGCAGGCGTACGACTACGTCCAGCGGATGCGAGCCGACATGCGGGGCACCaacctgcagggggcgctgtcctGGGTCTACCAGCAGCCCGTGCAGCGCTCGTTTCCACGCCAGATCTTCATCGTGACAGACGGCTCCGTCAGCAACGTGGCCAAAGTGCTGGAGCTGGTGCGCCGAAACACGTGCGGCGGCAG ATGCTTTGGCCTGGGCCTGGGGCCTCGAGCCTGCAGGAGGCTCCTGCAGGGCGTTGTCAAGCTGACAGGAGGGACGACAGAGTTCttggatgaagaggagaggCTCCAGCCCAAG TTAATAAAGTCCATGAAAAAGGCCTTTGAACCCGTGCTCACTGACGTCCGGGTTGACTGGTACCTGCCAGAACACATGGAGGCGCTTCTTTCACCCAATGAAATTCCTCCAATCTACCCCGGAAACTGCCTCATTGGATACTGCACTCTGTATGATATGACAGCCTTCAAAGTGAAACACGCGGAG TCTCAAGGTCAGGGCTATAAAGGTGTCCACCGCGGCTCCGCGGGCTCGGTTTTCGGCCAGTCCAATGACGAGCTGTCGCCTCCTCCTGCCGCTGAGCTAATGCCTGTGGGGACGTGTGCAGATGGCGCCGACTTGGAGGAGGCTCTGAGAGAGATCTCCAGGGAAATCTCCTCGGAGTTCTCCTGTGCCAGAGACACAGACCCCGGCACCAGCCCAG GTGTGGAGCTGGACTGGTCGGCCGACGTGAGGAGGAGAATCCAGGAGACCTCCTACATCCAGGAGCAGTATATTCTCACCCGCTGCTCGCTCAGCAGTGAGCACAGTCTGCAGACACCGTCCCGCTCGCACGCGCGTGCCCCGTCCAACTCCGACTCTGCCGGTGGCCCGCTTTTGCCCGACCCCAACCCGTCGGACCCGGTCCTGGACACGGGCTCTCTGCCCCAAGGCCTCGAGAAGATGCCTCCTCCAGAGCAGAGGACATCCCTGTCTCGCTGGGCGGACTCCACATGGCAGCAGAGCCTGTCAGCGGAAACTCCCGACAACACAACGAAAAAG AAAGGGCACCTCGGCGGAAGCGAGGAGTCGCGTAGGAGGCAGAGAGCGCTGGCCCGCTCCACCATGGCGGCCCGCAGCTTCTCGTCTCCCCAGGGGGAGCTGGAGATGCATCGCCTGAGGAGAGCCCTGGAGAGGGTCTCCTTCGACCAGACGCTGGGAGGCAGGCTGGACGAGAGCGACGGGGAGACGAAGCCTCCGTCGCGGAGGAGCCTGACTGACTCCA ATGGACTCCTGTTCCCCGCCTCTCCCATGGACTGGGACGCCTTCGCCGACCCAAACGACCTCTTCGTGGCTGCGCCCCCAGAGGACCCCCCTCCGGGTCAGTGCCGCTCCATCGTCCACGGCCTGCTGGGCGGCAGGCCCGTGTCCTGGGAGGTCACCGTGGACCTCGGGCACCTGTGGACCCCCGAGGGGCAGGAGACGGCAGGGGGTGAGGGCCGCGAAGGGGACAGACGGGGAGGGGAGCCGTGGGCGGAGATCATTCACCAGCTGACCGCTCGCTCGGTGGTGAGGGACTTTGAGAAGACGGCAGAGAAGGAGAGCGACGGTGGGCACG GTTCGGCGAAGCGCTACCGCATGAAGGCCATCCAGACCAGCAAGCACTGTAACATCGTCTGCATGTACACGGCCTTCACCACCACTGACAGGAACCCCAACAAAGGTTTGCCAGACAACCTGGATGTCGAAAACACAG cagtgcatgctgggagcagGCAGAGTTCGGGCAGCCGCAGGCAGAGGGCCTATTCCGTGGGTCTGGGCAGGCGCCGCACCAGCGGCGACAGCGAGGAGGACGCGTGGAACTCCGCAG cctcggcaaCAGCAGGAGCCGCATGCACTCGTTCACAGAGATCGATAGAGAGCAAGTCAATGGAGAGCTTCTTCGGCACCAG GTTGCCGCTGGGCAGGCTCAGATCCTCCATTTCATCAGGGAAGCAGGTTCCTCTCAAGTCTCACTGCTTGTCTGCCGAGACTGAGAAACAGCCCGAAGCTGAATCTCCAGATTATTTGCCTCTG GTGCGCCTGCAGCTGGCATCCGGAGCTTTTCTTCTGACAGAGCTGTACTCGGAGTGCGTTCAGATCACGCTGGACCGCCTGAAGAGAGCGTCCCCCTACAGCCTCCACCGCCGCAGCCTCAGCCCACCTTTCCGCTGCTCGTCTCCCAGCGCCCCGTCCCTGTCCACCTCTGCCAAGCTCCTGGGCGCCGCCAGCCACCACGTCaccttctctccatcctcctgctccctcatcAACCCAACCGCGCCTCCGTTCCACCACGCGCCGGACGACAATCCCCTGATGCTGGAGCCGAGGCTCCGCAGGAGGCGCCTGTCTGACCGGGTTGACCTCCTCAGCTCCGAGGAGGGCTCCCTGGAGCTGTCTGCCGGCCTTTCTCAGAGCCACGGCCACGGTCAGGCCGACAGCGGCCGCGGGTCCGAGACAGACGTATGCGACGGCTCATCCGCAGACCTGGCTGATGTGCAGGAGAACAGCCACTCCGCTCAGGAGGACCTGGAGGGTTCCAGCTGGGCTACGGCTGTGGCTCTGGCCTGGCTCGAGCACCGCTGTGCCGGCTACTTCATGGAGTGGGAGCTGGTGGCTGCCAAGGCGGACCTCTGGCTGCGCTGTCAGGACCTGCCCGAGGGAGTGGACCTGGCGGGGCTGAAGGGGGCCGCCcgacagctgttcctgctgcttcgCCACTGGGATGAGAACATCAAGCTAAACATGCTGTGTTACAACCCCAATAATATGTAA
- the vwa5b2 gene encoding von Willebrand factor A domain-containing protein 5B1 isoform X2: MVGLRNRSTWEALLLKASCIKSCANGCSLGITARLTYANADVESVEGVFVYPLAEKEVIVDFEAVIAGRLLGVQIESRGKLKDCCLDCCPGSGLDGHCGQEWGCCGSSGHDLQCTNGHLILDEDLERTTFIVGTGLIGPMDIVSIIISTTLELPTLENGAIRIVYPTLLTPIVSSQMTPSKSENGGKSEESGPTSCFGAASGKPDRAPDSERQCAHAIFTRPAANLAPYELSFQLLVRGACLLAGLESPTHALRADADPSAQSASATYITLAQEHSFDRHIEIILHLSEPHSPLVILERGRLSFSQYERLIGSRRDFARCARKDSDPERKLEFLRKRYHKDILSSPVLMLNFCPDLLSEPLELHKATRELVFLVDRSGSMSGANIHRVKEAMVVALKSLPSRTLLNIVGFGTTVKPLFTSSKLCTDATLMQAYDYVQRMRADMRGTNLQGALSWVYQQPVQRSFPRQIFIVTDGSVSNVAKVLELVRRNTCGGRCFGLGLGPRACRRLLQGVVKLTGGTTEFLDEEERLQPKLIKSMKKAFEPVLTDVRVDWYLPEHMEALLSPNEIPPIYPGNCLIGYCTLYDMTAFKVKHAESQGQGYKGVHRGSAGSVFGQSNDELSPPPAAELMPVGTCADGADLEEALREISREISSEFSCARDTDPGTSPGVELDWSADVRRRIQETSYIQEQYILTRCSLSSEHSLQTPSRSHARAPSNSDSAGGPLLPDPNPSDPVLDTGSLPQGLEKMPPPEQRTSLSRWADSTWQQSLSAETPDNTTKKKGHLGGSEESRRRQRALARSTMAARSFSSPQGELEMHRLRRALERVSFDQTLGGRLDESDGETKPPSRRSLTDSNGLLFPASPMDWDAFADPNDLFVAAPPEDPPPGQCRSIVHGLLGGRPVSWEVTVDLGHLWTPEGQETAGGEGREGDRRGGEPWAEIIHQLTARSVVRDFEKTAEKESDGGHGSAKRYRMKAIQTSKHCNIVCMYTAFTTTDRNPNKGLPDNLDVENTAVHAGSRQSSGSRRQRAYSVGLGRRRTSGDSEEDAWNSADRDDTPASPCSLTSWDSTSATAGAACTRSQRSIESKSMESFFGTRLPLGRLRSSISSGKQVPLKSHCLSAETEKQPEAESPDYLPLVRLQLASGAFLLTELYSECVQITLDRLKRASPYSLHRRSLSPPFRCSSPSAPSLSTSAKLLGAASHHVTFSPSSCSLINPTAPPFHHAPDDNPLMLEPRLRRRRLSDRVDLLSSEEGSLELSAGLSQSHGHGQADSGRGSETDVCDGSSADLADVQENSHSAQEDLEGSSWATAVALAWLEHRCAGYFMEWELVAAKADLWLRCQDLPEGVDLAGLKGAARQLFLLLRHWDENIKLNMLCYNPNNM, encoded by the exons ATGGTGGGACTGAGGAACCGCTCGACGTGGGAAGCTCTGCTCCTCAAGGCGTCCTGCATCAAGTCCTGCGCCAACGGCTGCTCCCTGGGCATCACCGCGCGTCTCACCTACGCCAATGCTGATGTGGAGTCTGTGGAAG GCGTGTTTGTGTACCCTTTGGCGGAGAAGGAGGTGATCGTTGACTTCGAGGCTGTGATCGCGGGCCGGCTGCTGGGGGTCCAGATCGAGAGCCGAGGGAAGCTGAAGGACTGCTGCTTGGACTGCTGCCCCGGGTCTGGTCTTGATGGCCACTGTGGTCAGGAGTGGGGCTGCTGTGGGAGCTCCGGACACGACCTGCAATGCACCAacg GGCATCTCATTCTGGATGAAGACCTTGAAAGAACCACCTTCATCGTGGGCACGGGGCTCATTGGGCCCATGGACATCGTGTCCATCATCATAAGCACCACACTGGAACTCCCCACGCTAGAAAACGGCGCCATCCGCATCGTCTACCCCACGTTACTGACTCCCATCGTCAGCAGCCAGATGACTCCTAGCAAGAGCGAAAACGGCGGGAAATCTGAAGAAAGCGG ACCCACCAGCTGCTTCGGCGCCGCCTCGGGGAAACCGGACAGAGCCCCCGACTCTGAGCGGCAGTGCGCCCACGCCATCTTCACCAGGCCGGCCGCCAACCTGGCGCCCTACGAGCtcagcttccagctgctggtccGAGGGGCCTGCCTGTTAGCGG GGCTGGAGAGTCCGACTCACGCTCTGAGGGCAGATGCAGACCCCAGTGCCCAAAGTGCCTCTGCCACCTACATCACTTTGGCCCAGGAGCACTCGTTTGACCGACACATCGAGATCATCCTGCACCTCAGTG AACCCCACAGCCCGTTGGTCATCCTGGAGCGAGGCCGCCTCTCGTTCAGCCAGTACGAACGGCTGATCGGTTCCCGCCGCGACTTCGCCCGCTGCGCTCGCAAAGACTCCGACCCGGAGCGGAAG CTGGAGTTCCTGAGGAAGCGCTACCACAAGGACATCCTCAGCAGCCCCGTGCTGATGCTCAACTTCTGCCCGGACCTGCTGAGCGAACCTCTGGAGCTGCACAAGGCCACCAGGGAACTGGTGTTCCTCGTGGATCGCAGCGGCAGCATGAGCGGAGCCAACATTCATCGCGTGAAG GAAGCCATGGTGGTGGCACTGAAGAGCCTCCCTTCCCGCACCCTGCTGAACATCGTGGGCTTCGGGACCACTGTCAAACCCCTCTTCACCTCCAGCAAACTCTGCACTGAT GCGACTCTGATGCAGGCGTACGACTACGTCCAGCGGATGCGAGCCGACATGCGGGGCACCaacctgcagggggcgctgtcctGGGTCTACCAGCAGCCCGTGCAGCGCTCGTTTCCACGCCAGATCTTCATCGTGACAGACGGCTCCGTCAGCAACGTGGCCAAAGTGCTGGAGCTGGTGCGCCGAAACACGTGCGGCGGCAG ATGCTTTGGCCTGGGCCTGGGGCCTCGAGCCTGCAGGAGGCTCCTGCAGGGCGTTGTCAAGCTGACAGGAGGGACGACAGAGTTCttggatgaagaggagaggCTCCAGCCCAAG TTAATAAAGTCCATGAAAAAGGCCTTTGAACCCGTGCTCACTGACGTCCGGGTTGACTGGTACCTGCCAGAACACATGGAGGCGCTTCTTTCACCCAATGAAATTCCTCCAATCTACCCCGGAAACTGCCTCATTGGATACTGCACTCTGTATGATATGACAGCCTTCAAAGTGAAACACGCGGAG TCTCAAGGTCAGGGCTATAAAGGTGTCCACCGCGGCTCCGCGGGCTCGGTTTTCGGCCAGTCCAATGACGAGCTGTCGCCTCCTCCTGCCGCTGAGCTAATGCCTGTGGGGACGTGTGCAGATGGCGCCGACTTGGAGGAGGCTCTGAGAGAGATCTCCAGGGAAATCTCCTCGGAGTTCTCCTGTGCCAGAGACACAGACCCCGGCACCAGCCCAG GTGTGGAGCTGGACTGGTCGGCCGACGTGAGGAGGAGAATCCAGGAGACCTCCTACATCCAGGAGCAGTATATTCTCACCCGCTGCTCGCTCAGCAGTGAGCACAGTCTGCAGACACCGTCCCGCTCGCACGCGCGTGCCCCGTCCAACTCCGACTCTGCCGGTGGCCCGCTTTTGCCCGACCCCAACCCGTCGGACCCGGTCCTGGACACGGGCTCTCTGCCCCAAGGCCTCGAGAAGATGCCTCCTCCAGAGCAGAGGACATCCCTGTCTCGCTGGGCGGACTCCACATGGCAGCAGAGCCTGTCAGCGGAAACTCCCGACAACACAACGAAAAAG AAAGGGCACCTCGGCGGAAGCGAGGAGTCGCGTAGGAGGCAGAGAGCGCTGGCCCGCTCCACCATGGCGGCCCGCAGCTTCTCGTCTCCCCAGGGGGAGCTGGAGATGCATCGCCTGAGGAGAGCCCTGGAGAGGGTCTCCTTCGACCAGACGCTGGGAGGCAGGCTGGACGAGAGCGACGGGGAGACGAAGCCTCCGTCGCGGAGGAGCCTGACTGACTCCA ATGGACTCCTGTTCCCCGCCTCTCCCATGGACTGGGACGCCTTCGCCGACCCAAACGACCTCTTCGTGGCTGCGCCCCCAGAGGACCCCCCTCCGGGTCAGTGCCGCTCCATCGTCCACGGCCTGCTGGGCGGCAGGCCCGTGTCCTGGGAGGTCACCGTGGACCTCGGGCACCTGTGGACCCCCGAGGGGCAGGAGACGGCAGGGGGTGAGGGCCGCGAAGGGGACAGACGGGGAGGGGAGCCGTGGGCGGAGATCATTCACCAGCTGACCGCTCGCTCGGTGGTGAGGGACTTTGAGAAGACGGCAGAGAAGGAGAGCGACGGTGGGCACG GTTCGGCGAAGCGCTACCGCATGAAGGCCATCCAGACCAGCAAGCACTGTAACATCGTCTGCATGTACACGGCCTTCACCACCACTGACAGGAACCCCAACAAAGGTTTGCCAGACAACCTGGATGTCGAAAACACAG cagtgcatgctgggagcagGCAGAGTTCGGGCAGCCGCAGGCAGAGGGCCTATTCCGTGGGTCTGGGCAGGCGCCGCACCAGCGGCGACAGCGAGGAGGACGCGTGGAACTCCGCAG ACAGAGATGACACTCCTGCCTCACCCTGTAGCCTTACATCCTGGGACTCTA cctcggcaaCAGCAGGAGCCGCATGCACTCGTTCACAGAGATCGATAGAGAGCAAGTCAATGGAGAGCTTCTTCGGCACCAG GTTGCCGCTGGGCAGGCTCAGATCCTCCATTTCATCAGGGAAGCAGGTTCCTCTCAAGTCTCACTGCTTGTCTGCCGAGACTGAGAAACAGCCCGAAGCTGAATCTCCAGATTATTTGCCTCTG GTGCGCCTGCAGCTGGCATCCGGAGCTTTTCTTCTGACAGAGCTGTACTCGGAGTGCGTTCAGATCACGCTGGACCGCCTGAAGAGAGCGTCCCCCTACAGCCTCCACCGCCGCAGCCTCAGCCCACCTTTCCGCTGCTCGTCTCCCAGCGCCCCGTCCCTGTCCACCTCTGCCAAGCTCCTGGGCGCCGCCAGCCACCACGTCaccttctctccatcctcctgctccctcatcAACCCAACCGCGCCTCCGTTCCACCACGCGCCGGACGACAATCCCCTGATGCTGGAGCCGAGGCTCCGCAGGAGGCGCCTGTCTGACCGGGTTGACCTCCTCAGCTCCGAGGAGGGCTCCCTGGAGCTGTCTGCCGGCCTTTCTCAGAGCCACGGCCACGGTCAGGCCGACAGCGGCCGCGGGTCCGAGACAGACGTATGCGACGGCTCATCCGCAGACCTGGCTGATGTGCAGGAGAACAGCCACTCCGCTCAGGAGGACCTGGAGGGTTCCAGCTGGGCTACGGCTGTGGCTCTGGCCTGGCTCGAGCACCGCTGTGCCGGCTACTTCATGGAGTGGGAGCTGGTGGCTGCCAAGGCGGACCTCTGGCTGCGCTGTCAGGACCTGCCCGAGGGAGTGGACCTGGCGGGGCTGAAGGGGGCCGCCcgacagctgttcctgctgcttcgCCACTGGGATGAGAACATCAAGCTAAACATGCTGTGTTACAACCCCAATAATATGTAA